The segment TGAAGGAGTCCCTATCGGAGATGATTGAGGTGGTCCTGCCCAACGATGCCAATCCGTTGGGCAATCTGCTGGGCGGAAGACTGATGCATTTTATTGATCTTGCCGGAGCCCTCTCTTGCCACCGGCACGCGCGCAGCTATGTAGTCACCGCCAGCATTGAGCACCTTGATTTTCTCGCTCCGGTGCACGTGGGCGACCTGCTGATTCTGCGCTCTTCTGTAAATCGCGCCTTCAATACGTCTATGGAAGCGGGAGTCAAGATCTGGGTGGAAAACTATATTGCCGGCACCAAGCGCCACGTGGGCTCGGCCTATGTGACCTATGTGGCTGTGGACCGGCATGGGCACCATATCCCTGTGCCTCCGGTGGTTCCGGAGACAGAAGAGGAAAAGCGACGCTACGAAGATGCCGGACGGCGCCGCGAACTACGCCAGATAGAAAAAGACCGCAAACGGAGTGTCTTCGCCTCAAAATCCGGGTAAGTTTTTTTTCATATTTGTTCCAGCAAATTTGAGTGAAATGCGGGCGGTTCGTTATAATCAGCAAGTCCGGCACGCATACGGCTTCCAGCAGCAGGGATTGTTCTTCGCTGCGAATCACTCCAGTCCATCGCGTGAGAATGGCCAGGTAGCTCAGTTGGTAGAGCGCAGCCCTGAAAAGGCTGGCGTCGGCGGTTCGATTCCGTCCCTGGCCACCATTTAAACTCCTTAAAAATCATAGTCTTACCGCCCTCGATTTGAAATTGTACCGATTTTGTACCGCCGCTCCGGCGCGCGGTACAAGAGCAATGTTCCGCTCCCCGGCGAGTGATGGGCAGTTACCGACATCAAATGCAACACTCAGCACAGGAGCCTGAGGCTGCTTCAGCTAGACTAACCACCTGTGGTGGATCTCCGAAGCACAGTTCCTGATGCACTAACATCCGGATTGCCGGTGACTTGGGCGCAATCCGAGCTATCAACGCTTAGCGGCCGCGATCACGCCAAACATCAGCGGCAAATAAATGATGGAAGCAACTAAGAGACGCCGAGCCGTGAACCGAGACGGAAAGAACGCAAATCGGCCCGCCGCGCACAAAAAGAGTGCACTTATCAAGAAGGCTGAAGCTGAAACCACTGGGCCTAACCCACTTCCGAGTGTCGGGGCTATGCCCAACGGAACTAAGACCGCGGCCCCAACCATTGCTTCCCACCTAACAAGTGCACCCCCAAATGCATCCGATGGCATTACTCTATAGCCTGCACGCGCATAGTCTTCACGATACATCCAAGCAATCGCTGCAAAATGTGGAATCTGCCAAAGAAAGACGATTGCGAATAACACCCACGCGTTGGGTTCGAGGCTTCCACGGACTGCTGCCCAGCCGATCAATGGGGGTAGGGCCCCGAAAATCGCACCAATGAAGGTCGCAAGGCGGGTTTTCCGTTTCAGTGGCGTGTATAGGAACAAGTAGCCGAGGAGTGAAATAGCGGCCAA is part of the Terriglobales bacterium genome and harbors:
- a CDS encoding acyl-CoA thioesterase, which codes for MPANEHDGNLLPRPVKESLSEMIEVVLPNDANPLGNLLGGRLMHFIDLAGALSCHRHARSYVVTASIEHLDFLAPVHVGDLLILRSSVNRAFNTSMEAGVKIWVENYIAGTKRHVGSAYVTYVAVDRHGHHIPVPPVVPETEEEKRRYEDAGRRRELRQIEKDRKRSVFASKSG
- the cyoE gene encoding heme o synthase; the protein is MPRRLAMTMDPVAHPAPAAQALVLGSHARRSKSWRLKSLRTLADYWGLTKPEINFMIAITTAGGFWMAADPERFSWLTLLHTVASTVFVASGAAALNQVMEKPYDSQMRRTQGRPLVVGRIKASSASYFGWLISLLGLVYLAISTSRMASLLAAISLLGYLFLYTPLKRKTRLATFIGAIFGALPPLIGWAAVRGSLEPNAWVLFAIVFLWQIPHFAAIAWMYREDYARAGYRVMPSDAFGGALVRWEAMVGAAVLVPLGIAPTLGSGLGPVVSASAFLISALFLCAAGRFAFFPSRFTARRLLVASIIYLPLMFGVIAAAKR